From Anticarsia gemmatalis isolate Benzon Research Colony breed Stoneville strain chromosome 27, ilAntGemm2 primary, whole genome shotgun sequence, one genomic window encodes:
- the Ephrin gene encoding ephrin encodes MVSLTYFGLRHTPWTLLVLIFFIESVMGNYAKSFYIHWNTTNSIFRIDNTDHVFDLNKGNAQFEYDQVNIICPVYTPGTFEEDTEKYIIYNVSKEEYDTCRITNPNPRIIAICDKPHKLMFFTITFRPFTPQPGGLEFLPGKDYYFISTSSKDDLHRRIGGRCLSHNMKLVFRVCCKPEEQSPAPPPQPTLPPPPPPPTTPATTTTTTTVKPVTKKTHKYDKTPNEVIKSEELSHSRGAALASSLALALAASAVLAPLAR; translated from the coding sequence ATGGTGTCTCTCACTTACTTCGGCCTCCGCCACACGCCCTGGACCCTCTTAGTCCTCATTTTCTTCATCGAAAGCGTGATGGGGAACTACGCTAAGTCATTCTACATACACTGGAACACAACAAACAGTATATTTAGAATAGACAACACGGATCACGTATTCGACTTGAATAAAGGCAACGCTCAGTTCGAGTACGACCAAGTCAATATTATATGTCCAGTGTACACCCCGGGGACGTTTGAGGAAGACACagagaaatatataatatataacgtCAGTAAAGAAGAATACGATACGTGTAGGATAACGAATCCGAACCCCCGTATTATAGCGATATGCGATAAACCGCACAAATTGATGTTTTTCACAATAACTTTCCGGCCGTTCACACCTCAGCCGGGCGGGCTGGAGTTCCTGCCCGGTAAAGACTACTATTTTATATCGACGTCGAGTAAAGACGACCTGCACAGACGTATCGGAGGTCGTTGCCTTAGCCATAATATGAAGTTGGTGTTCCGGGTGTGTTGTAAGCCGGAGGAGCAGAGTCCGGCGCCTCCTCCGCAGCCGAccctgccgccgccgccgcccccgccgACCACGCCAGCGACCACCACGACCACCACGACCGTGAAGCCTGTGACGAAAAAGACGCACAAGTACGACAAGACGCCGAACGAGGTGATCAAGAGTGAGGAGCTGTCGCACTCTCGCGGGGCCGCGCTGGCCTCGTCGCTGGCCCTGGCCCTGGCCGCGAGCGCGGTGCTGGCCCCGCTGGCTCGGTGA